From Carya illinoinensis cultivar Pawnee chromosome 5, C.illinoinensisPawnee_v1, whole genome shotgun sequence, one genomic window encodes:
- the LOC122308871 gene encoding uncharacterized protein LOC122308871 isoform X1, with protein sequence MNMVVILRSGGPSCIPSLPFALLSPKAISFSCSSLSVCGFCRRILLPNKFPVNCMLSSLMSNACMGRFCGTCHKAAASLYPRKSHGIGILRTMSPCTSTGTFPATPPIVRPPSTIVLAAHITPPDAPQRSEEWFALRRDKLTTSTFSTALGFWKGNRRFELWHEKVFESGTEILQTSKKSAMEWGVLNEAAAIDRYRSITGREVSALGFATHSEERFDWIGASPDGLLDCFPEGGILEVKCPYNKGKPEMGLPWSTMPFYYMPQVQGQMEIMDREWVDLYCWTPNGSSIFRVDRERGYWELIHGILREFWWENVIPAREAVLLRSKEEAMSYKPTSTHKRTGLAIFKSIKLASEAKLLCKEIAGHIEFYR encoded by the exons atgaATATGGTCGTGATTCTAAGAAGTGGAGGGCCCTCCTGCATTCCGAGCCTGCCGTTTGCTCTTTTGTCCCCAAAAGCCATCTCCTTTAGCTGTAGTTCTCTGTCAG TATGTGGTTTTTGTAGGAGGATCCTTCTGCCAAATAAGTTTCCTGTCAACTGCATGCTTAGCTCCCTAATGAGCAATGCCTGCATGGGTAGATTCTGCGGCACTTGCCATAAAGCGGCTGCATCACTATATCCAAGAAAAAGTCATGGAATTGGGATTCTGAGAACCATGTCCCCATGCACCTCAACGGGAACCTTTCCAGCTACTCCACCGATTGTTCGTCCCCCCTCAACTATTGTGTTGGCTGCCCACATTACACCACCGGATGCTCCCCAACGTTCAGAGGAATGGTTTGCCCTTCGCAGGGACAAGCTGACCACAAGCACTTTCAGCACTGCCTTGGGCTTTTGGAAAGGGAATCGTCGCTTTGAGCTCTGGCATGAGAAAGTGTTTGAATCAGGAACAGAAATTTTGCAAACTTCAAAAAAGTCTGCCATGGAATGGGGTGTGCTCAATGAAGCAGCAGCTATAGACCGTTACAGAAGCATTACAGGCCGTGAAGTAAGTGCATTAGGGTTTGCAACCCATTCGGAGGAGAGATTTGATTGGATTGGTGCTTCCCCAGATGGCCTTCTTGATTGCTTTCCAGAAGGTGGGATCCTGGAAGTAAAGTGCCCATATAACAAGGGGAAGCCTGAGATGGGTCTGCCCTGGTCAACTATGCCATTCTATTACATGCCTCAGGTGCAGGGTCAGATGGAGATAATGGATAGAGAATGGGTTGATTTGTATTGCTGGACACCGAATGGAAGCTCAATATTCCGTGTGGACAGGGAACGTGGTTATTGGGAGTTAATTCATGGTATTTTACGTGAATTTTGGTGGGAAAATGTGATTCCTGCTAGGGAAGCTGTGTTGCTGCGGAGCAAAGAAGAGGCCATGTCATATAAGCCAACATCTACGCACAAACGGACAGGACTTGCCATTTTTAAGAGCATAAAGTTAGCTAGTGAAGCAAAGTTGTTGTGTAAGGAGATTGCTGGTCACATAGAATTTTATAGATGA
- the LOC122308871 gene encoding uncharacterized protein LOC122308871 isoform X2, which translates to MLSSLMSNACMGRFCGTCHKAAASLYPRKSHGIGILRTMSPCTSTGTFPATPPIVRPPSTIVLAAHITPPDAPQRSEEWFALRRDKLTTSTFSTALGFWKGNRRFELWHEKVFESGTEILQTSKKSAMEWGVLNEAAAIDRYRSITGREVSALGFATHSEERFDWIGASPDGLLDCFPEGGILEVKCPYNKGKPEMGLPWSTMPFYYMPQVQGQMEIMDREWVDLYCWTPNGSSIFRVDRERGYWELIHGILREFWWENVIPAREAVLLRSKEEAMSYKPTSTHKRTGLAIFKSIKLASEAKLLCKEIAGHIEFYR; encoded by the coding sequence ATGCTTAGCTCCCTAATGAGCAATGCCTGCATGGGTAGATTCTGCGGCACTTGCCATAAAGCGGCTGCATCACTATATCCAAGAAAAAGTCATGGAATTGGGATTCTGAGAACCATGTCCCCATGCACCTCAACGGGAACCTTTCCAGCTACTCCACCGATTGTTCGTCCCCCCTCAACTATTGTGTTGGCTGCCCACATTACACCACCGGATGCTCCCCAACGTTCAGAGGAATGGTTTGCCCTTCGCAGGGACAAGCTGACCACAAGCACTTTCAGCACTGCCTTGGGCTTTTGGAAAGGGAATCGTCGCTTTGAGCTCTGGCATGAGAAAGTGTTTGAATCAGGAACAGAAATTTTGCAAACTTCAAAAAAGTCTGCCATGGAATGGGGTGTGCTCAATGAAGCAGCAGCTATAGACCGTTACAGAAGCATTACAGGCCGTGAAGTAAGTGCATTAGGGTTTGCAACCCATTCGGAGGAGAGATTTGATTGGATTGGTGCTTCCCCAGATGGCCTTCTTGATTGCTTTCCAGAAGGTGGGATCCTGGAAGTAAAGTGCCCATATAACAAGGGGAAGCCTGAGATGGGTCTGCCCTGGTCAACTATGCCATTCTATTACATGCCTCAGGTGCAGGGTCAGATGGAGATAATGGATAGAGAATGGGTTGATTTGTATTGCTGGACACCGAATGGAAGCTCAATATTCCGTGTGGACAGGGAACGTGGTTATTGGGAGTTAATTCATGGTATTTTACGTGAATTTTGGTGGGAAAATGTGATTCCTGCTAGGGAAGCTGTGTTGCTGCGGAGCAAAGAAGAGGCCATGTCATATAAGCCAACATCTACGCACAAACGGACAGGACTTGCCATTTTTAAGAGCATAAAGTTAGCTAGTGAAGCAAAGTTGTTGTGTAAGGAGATTGCTGGTCACATAGAATTTTATAGATGA